DNA from Frateuria edaphi:
GCCGAGTTCACCGAGGTCAAGGACGAGAAGAAGTAATCGAAGGAAGTCGACGCCGCCGATCAGGCAGCCCGCGCCGGCTATCATGGCTGACGCGGGCTGCTTGTTGATCGGGCAGCCCCGCGGATCGGGGCAGGACAGAGCAGGGGTTTGGTTCAAGTCATGAATGCAGCAACGGGCAAGCGCGATTACTACGAGGTGCTCGGCGTCGAGCGCACCGTCACCGAAGTCGAGCTGAAGAAATCCTTCCGCCGCCTGGCGATGAAATACCACCCGGACCGCTGCCCGGACGATCCCTCCGCGCAGGAGAAATTCAAGGAGGCCAAGGAGGCCTACGAAGTCCTGTCCGACGCCCAGAAGCGCGCCATGTACGACCAGCACGGCCACGCCGCCTTCGAAGGCGGCATGGGCGGCCGTGGCGGCGGTTTCGGCGACATGGGCGACATCTTCGGAGACATCTTCGGCGACATCTTTGGAATGGGTGGCGGCGGTCGCGGCCGGCAACGTCGGGGCGCGGACCTGCGCTACGTGATGGAGCTGGACCTCGAGGAGGCGGTGTTCGGCGTCGGGAAGACAATCGAGATCCCGACCCAGGTCAACTGCCACCACTGCAACGGCTCGGGCTCGGCCGACGGCAAGACGACCCAGTGCAAGACCTGCCACGGCCACGGCCGCGTGCGCATGCAGAATGGCATCTTCTCGATCCAGCAGGCATGCCCGCATTGCGGTGGCAGCGGTCAGGCCATCGAAAAGCCCTGCAAGGCCTGCCGCGGCGAAGGGCTGCTTGAAGAAAAGCGTACGTTGTCGGTGCAGATCCCCGCCGGCGTGGACAACGGCGACCGCATCCGCCTCTCGGGGCAGGGCGAGGCCGGCCCGGCCGGTGCCGAAGCGGGTGACCTGTACGTGGATGTGCGCGTGCGCGAACACGCGATCTTCCAGCGCGAAGGCAACGACCTGCACTGCGAGGTGCCGATCCGGTTTGCCCAGGCCGCGCTGGGCGCCGAGCTCAAGGTGCCGACGCTGGAAGGCGAAGTGGCGGTGTCGATCCCGCCGGAGACCCAGACTGGCCAGACCTTCCGCCTGCGCGGGCGAGGCGTGAAGTCCGTTCGTTCCGGCCGCGTCGGCGACCTGATCTGCCGCGTCATGGTGGAAACCCCGGTGCGCCTGACCCGCGAGCAACGTGAGTTGCTGGAGAAGCTCGAGGCGACCTTCAGCGAAGGCGAGCCTGACGCACACACCCCGCGCGCCAAGAGCTGGGTCGATGGGGTCAAGGAATTCCTCTCCCGCGTCACTTCGTAAACCGGATCTTGTTGGGGCGCTACTCGAATCCGATCCCTCTCCCTGGGTAAGGGAGAGAGCAAAACAGTACGCATGCGCGCCCTAGCTCTCCCGGGTACGCTACGCGCTCCAGCATGCACGGACCCAAGCGATGACCCGACCGCTACGCCTCGCCATCAACGGCGCCAACGGCCGTATGGGACGGGCGTTGCTTGATCTGTTGCGTGACGACGCACGATTCGAGATCGCCGCGGCACTCATCGCACCGGGCATGCCGCAAGTGGGCGAGCGTGCCTGGCATGACCGCGCCACGCCCTGTTTCCGCGCGGACTGGCCACCGGAAGCGCTCGACGCGGTGATCGACTTCAGCGGCCCGGGCGGGCTCGCCTCCGCGCTCGACTACTGCACCGGCCACGGGGTGGCGCTGGTCAGCGGCACCACCGGCATCGATGCCGCGCTGAAGGCCCGGCTGGCGAACGCGTCCTCGCAGATACCGCTGATGCACGCGAGCAACTTCAGCCTCGGCGTGGCGGTACTCACGCGTCTCCTTCGCCAGGCCGCCTCCGCACTGCCGGAGTGGGACCTGGAGATCGTCGAGGCACACCACAAGCGCAAGACGGACGCGCCCTCGGG
Protein-coding regions in this window:
- the dnaJ gene encoding molecular chaperone DnaJ, which codes for MNAATGKRDYYEVLGVERTVTEVELKKSFRRLAMKYHPDRCPDDPSAQEKFKEAKEAYEVLSDAQKRAMYDQHGHAAFEGGMGGRGGGFGDMGDIFGDIFGDIFGMGGGGRGRQRRGADLRYVMELDLEEAVFGVGKTIEIPTQVNCHHCNGSGSADGKTTQCKTCHGHGRVRMQNGIFSIQQACPHCGGSGQAIEKPCKACRGEGLLEEKRTLSVQIPAGVDNGDRIRLSGQGEAGPAGAEAGDLYVDVRVREHAIFQREGNDLHCEVPIRFAQAALGAELKVPTLEGEVAVSIPPETQTGQTFRLRGRGVKSVRSGRVGDLICRVMVETPVRLTREQRELLEKLEATFSEGEPDAHTPRAKSWVDGVKEFLSRVTS
- the dapB gene encoding 4-hydroxy-tetrahydrodipicolinate reductase yields the protein MTRPLRLAINGANGRMGRALLDLLRDDARFEIAAALIAPGMPQVGERAWHDRATPCFRADWPPEALDAVIDFSGPGGLASALDYCTGHGVALVSGTTGIDAALKARLANASSQIPLMHASNFSLGVAVLTRLLRQAASALPEWDLEIVEAHHKRKTDAPSGTAISLGEAAAAARGTTLARDGVTGSREGARRAGSIGFAVVRGGDIVGEHTAMLIGAGERVELGHRATDRSIFARGAIEAAHWLHAQPPAAYDLQAMLAARLDA